In Deinococcus maricopensis DSM 21211, one genomic interval encodes:
- a CDS encoding GNAT family N-acetyltransferase: MTLTVRPARPEDAPFLAGLAPRFTAFGLPAWRDEAAVRASMERALALAVTPPADGACLIVQDERGEPLGFVTLATDAELFTDEPEAYLANLAVTAGAEGRGAADALLDAAEAWARARGLPRLTLNVFAGNARARALYARRGFHEDSLKLVRVLTGDL, from the coding sequence ATGACGCTCACGGTACGGCCCGCGCGGCCCGAGGACGCCCCCTTCCTGGCGGGCCTCGCGCCGCGTTTCACGGCGTTCGGCCTGCCCGCGTGGCGGGACGAGGCGGCGGTGCGCGCGTCCATGGAGCGCGCCCTTGCCCTGGCCGTCACGCCCCCGGCAGACGGCGCGTGCCTGATCGTGCAGGACGAGCGCGGCGAGCCGCTCGGGTTCGTCACGCTCGCCACCGACGCGGAACTGTTCACGGACGAACCCGAGGCGTACCTCGCGAACCTCGCGGTCACGGCAGGCGCCGAGGGGCGCGGCGCAGCGGACGCGCTACTGGACGCCGCCGAAGCATGGGCGCGCGCGCGCGGCCTGCCGCGCCTCACGCTGAACGTCTTCGCGGGCAACGCGCGCGCCCGGGCGCTGTACGCGCGCCGCGGCTTCCATGAAGACTCCCTGAAGCTGGTGCGCGTCCTCACGGGCGACCTGTGA
- a CDS encoding thioesterase family protein, with product MRPIPDAFTQTLTVTVTDDMTVHFEELGRLHPVYATYWMAKHFEEAGRKIILPYLEDGEQGIGHAVNVTHTASALPGMTVTVTATLDRVEGRRVYVNVRAVNELGDDIGHGTTTQVIAPQARLDAGFADLAARWHAHQTTHQR from the coding sequence ATGCGACCCATCCCCGACGCCTTCACCCAGACGCTCACCGTAACCGTCACCGACGACATGACCGTCCACTTCGAGGAACTCGGACGCCTACACCCCGTGTACGCCACGTACTGGATGGCCAAACACTTCGAGGAAGCCGGACGGAAGATTATCCTGCCGTACCTCGAAGACGGCGAACAGGGCATCGGGCACGCCGTGAACGTCACCCACACCGCCAGCGCCCTGCCCGGCATGACCGTCACCGTCACCGCCACCCTCGACCGCGTTGAGGGCCGCCGCGTGTACGTGAACGTCCGCGCCGTCAACGAACTCGGCGATGACATCGGTCACGGCACCACCACCCAGGTCATCGCCCCGCAGGCCCGCCTCGACGCCGGCTTCGCCGACCTCGCCGCGCGCTGGCACGCGCACCAGACCACCCACCAGAGGTAA
- a CDS encoding EthD family reductase has protein sequence MHQFIALYRQPDDEAAFMKHYTEVHTPLVQKIPGLQSLQVTRLERNPMGGAPEFFLMAVMTYPDADTFKAAMNSPENAAAGKDLMGFAAGTVTLMTGRTLR, from the coding sequence ATGCACCAGTTCATCGCCCTGTACCGCCAGCCCGACGACGAAGCCGCGTTCATGAAGCACTACACCGAAGTGCACACGCCACTCGTGCAGAAGATCCCCGGCCTGCAGAGCCTGCAGGTCACCCGGCTGGAACGCAACCCCATGGGCGGCGCCCCGGAGTTCTTCCTGATGGCCGTCATGACCTACCCCGACGCCGACACCTTCAAGGCCGCCATGAACTCGCCCGAGAATGCCGCCGCCGGCAAAGACCTCATGGGGTTTGCGGCGGGAACCGTCACCCTTATGACCGGCCGGACCCTCCGGTAA
- a CDS encoding DUF4403 family protein, giving the protein MPRALPSALVLTATLFAAPVNAATAAPTPSTVTLPIRVPLAGLARALDARAPQVIADIDQPGPLGLTLTGQIARAGALTITRDADALRVTLPVTARVRASLGGAAQQDFAGAASVTVRVTPYLHEDWTAGVRASADYTWTDPLAFEVLGARISVASLVDAQVRTQLARVTAQLEQEVARQADARARVGALWAKLAQPWRLPTPEPAFARVKPLSLSATPFTFTDDAARVTVSATFGAEAQLGTPPTTVTPTPLPSLKLAAAPRPGVHLTVPVRLPYANLSDAMTRAIQRREFRANGVLSPTVRVTRVDVTPQGARLNAAARVNVRLGPLNVNATVDVSGTPKLDAQGRVLTLADVRVRTRPDGVTQRVVGWLADARVQAFLRESARVDLAPYLDRALQDVRARLPLKPAQGITLAGRVDALRLTDLDVTPGGVVLTSRVDGDLDATVEVPGR; this is encoded by the coding sequence ATGCCGCGCGCCCTCCCGTCCGCCCTGGTCCTCACCGCCACGCTGTTCGCCGCGCCTGTGAACGCCGCCACCGCCGCGCCCACCCCGTCCACGGTCACGCTCCCCATCCGCGTGCCCCTCGCGGGCCTCGCGCGCGCCCTGGACGCCCGCGCGCCGCAGGTCATTGCGGACATCGACCAGCCTGGACCGCTCGGGCTGACGCTCACCGGGCAGATCGCGCGCGCCGGTGCCCTCACCATCACCCGCGACGCGGACGCGCTGCGCGTGACCCTGCCGGTCACAGCGCGCGTCCGCGCCAGCCTGGGCGGCGCCGCGCAGCAGGACTTTGCGGGCGCGGCGAGCGTCACGGTGCGCGTCACCCCGTACCTGCACGAGGACTGGACGGCGGGGGTGCGCGCCAGCGCCGACTACACCTGGACGGACCCGCTCGCCTTCGAGGTGCTCGGCGCGCGCATCAGCGTCGCCAGCCTCGTGGACGCGCAGGTGCGCACGCAGCTCGCGCGCGTCACCGCGCAGCTCGAGCAGGAGGTGGCGCGGCAGGCGGACGCCCGCGCGCGCGTGGGCGCGCTGTGGGCGAAGCTCGCGCAGCCGTGGCGCCTGCCCACCCCGGAGCCCGCGTTCGCGCGCGTGAAGCCGCTGTCGCTGAGCGCCACGCCGTTCACCTTCACGGACGACGCCGCGCGCGTGACGGTCAGCGCCACGTTCGGCGCGGAAGCGCAACTCGGCACGCCCCCCACAACCGTGACCCCCACGCCCCTCCCGAGCCTCAAGCTGGCCGCCGCGCCACGCCCGGGCGTGCACCTGACCGTCCCGGTGCGCCTCCCGTACGCGAACCTCTCAGACGCGATGACGCGCGCCATCCAGCGCCGCGAGTTCCGCGCGAACGGCGTGCTCAGCCCGACCGTGCGGGTCACGCGGGTGGACGTCACGCCGCAGGGCGCGCGCCTGAACGCCGCCGCGCGCGTGAACGTCCGCCTCGGCCCGCTGAACGTGAACGCCACCGTGGACGTCAGCGGCACGCCGAAACTGGACGCGCAGGGCCGCGTGCTGACCCTCGCGGACGTACGCGTCCGCACCCGCCCGGACGGCGTGACGCAGCGCGTCGTCGGCTGGCTCGCGGACGCGCGCGTGCAGGCGTTCCTGCGCGAGAGCGCGCGCGTGGACCTCGCGCCGTACTTGGACCGCGCGCTGCAGGACGTGCGCGCGCGCCTGCCCCTCAAGCCCGCGCAGGGCATCACCCTGGCGGGCCGCGTGGACGCGCTGCGCCTCACGGATCTGGACGTCACGCCCGGTGGCGTGGTCCTCACGAGCCGCGTCGACGGGGACCTGGACGCCACCGTGGAGGTCCCGGGCCGCTAA
- a CDS encoding NAD-dependent malic enzyme, producing the protein MPRVSRYYDVKRDHEGKRYLEVNVTGFSLLHLPLLNKSTGFTPEERRLLGLEGLVPPHMSTLEEQKERTYRRYRLQPTDLERHVYLRNLQDRNEVLFYAMLEDHLEEMLPILYTPTVGEAVRVFSDIYRYPRGFTVSTEDIDRVEDALDNVPLDDVRMIVATDSSAILGIGDQGFGGMAISIGKLSLYTVAGGVGPDKTLPVELDVGTDRQDLIDDPLYLGVHHRRLTGEAYDEFLDRFVEAVAARYPKAIIQWEDFARGTAFKVLERYRKVIPSFNDDIQGTGAMALAGLMNAARLKGEAFTNQVFVVVGAGAGGIGVAWAIRQGLVHAGMSAAEAAARVYVVDRQGLLMHGQSLEAHQEPFAKHPDALADWTYAGEAPTLLETIQNARATALLGLSGVSGLFTQPIITALLQHTPRPVVFPLSNPTSNVEVLPEEVVRWTDGQAIIASGSPFADIHHGDAVVPVGQGNNAFIFPGLGFGAVISGAREITDGMVMEAARTLADVTDVSGGRVYPPIRDLREVSIQVAVRVARQAIREGVAAERRVRNLTDDELLAFVRRRFWTPKYLPYRKAPDAR; encoded by the coding sequence GTGCCGAGGGTTTCCCGCTACTACGACGTCAAACGCGACCACGAGGGCAAACGCTACCTCGAAGTGAACGTGACCGGCTTCTCGCTCCTGCACCTCCCCCTGCTCAACAAGAGCACCGGCTTCACCCCCGAGGAACGCCGCCTGCTCGGCCTGGAAGGCCTCGTGCCCCCCCACATGAGCACCCTGGAGGAACAGAAGGAGCGCACGTACCGCCGCTACCGCCTGCAACCCACCGACCTGGAACGCCACGTGTACCTGCGCAACCTGCAGGACCGCAACGAGGTGCTGTTCTACGCCATGCTCGAGGATCACCTCGAGGAGATGCTGCCCATCCTTTACACCCCCACCGTCGGCGAGGCCGTGCGCGTCTTCAGCGACATCTACCGCTACCCGCGCGGCTTCACGGTCAGCACCGAGGACATCGACCGCGTCGAGGACGCCCTCGACAACGTCCCCCTCGACGACGTGCGCATGATCGTCGCTACCGATAGCAGCGCCATCCTCGGCATCGGCGATCAGGGGTTCGGCGGCATGGCCATCAGCATCGGCAAACTCAGCCTGTACACCGTCGCGGGCGGCGTCGGCCCCGACAAGACCCTGCCGGTCGAGCTCGACGTCGGCACCGACCGACAGGACCTCATCGACGACCCGCTGTACCTCGGCGTGCACCACCGCCGCCTCACTGGCGAAGCGTACGACGAATTCCTCGACCGCTTCGTGGAAGCCGTCGCTGCCCGCTACCCCAAGGCGATCATCCAGTGGGAGGACTTCGCGCGCGGCACCGCCTTCAAGGTGCTGGAACGCTACCGCAAGGTCATCCCCAGCTTCAACGACGACATCCAGGGCACCGGCGCCATGGCCCTCGCGGGCCTCATGAACGCTGCGCGCCTCAAAGGCGAAGCGTTCACGAACCAGGTGTTCGTGGTCGTCGGCGCTGGCGCCGGCGGCATTGGCGTCGCCTGGGCGATCCGCCAGGGCCTCGTGCACGCCGGCATGAGCGCCGCCGAGGCGGCCGCGCGCGTGTACGTCGTGGACCGCCAGGGCCTCCTCATGCACGGTCAGAGCCTCGAAGCGCACCAGGAGCCCTTCGCGAAACACCCGGACGCGCTCGCGGATTGGACGTATGCCGGCGAGGCCCCCACCCTGCTGGAAACCATCCAGAACGCCCGCGCCACCGCCCTGCTCGGTCTGAGCGGCGTGTCCGGCCTGTTCACGCAGCCGATCATCACGGCCCTCCTGCAGCACACACCCCGCCCCGTGGTGTTCCCGCTCAGCAACCCCACCAGCAACGTCGAGGTGCTGCCCGAGGAGGTGGTGCGCTGGACGGACGGTCAGGCGATCATCGCGTCCGGCAGCCCCTTCGCGGACATCCACCACGGCGACGCGGTCGTGCCGGTCGGGCAGGGCAACAACGCGTTCATCTTCCCGGGTCTGGGTTTCGGCGCCGTCATCAGCGGCGCACGCGAAATCACCGACGGCATGGTCATGGAAGCCGCCCGCACCCTCGCGGACGTCACGGACGTGTCCGGTGGGCGCGTGTACCCGCCCATCCGCGACCTGCGCGAGGTGAGCATCCAGGTGGCCGTGCGCGTCGCGCGCCAGGCGATCCGCGAGGGCGTCGCTGCGGAACGCCGCGTCCGCAACCTCACGGACGATGAACTGCTGGCGTTCGTGCGCCGCCGCTTCTGGACGCCGAAGTACCTCCCGTACCGCAAAGCGCCCGACGCGCGCTGA